One stretch of Deltaproteobacteria bacterium DNA includes these proteins:
- a CDS encoding type II toxin-antitoxin system RelE/ParE family toxin has translation MSELRRVEWSPIAITDLEDILEFIARRESPERARDVYAGMARRIASLTTHPRRGRVVPELKRIGVTAYRELVVAPYRIFFRIDGPVIGIVGVLDGRRDIAEVLAMRGWKE, from the coding sequence GTGAGTGAGCTGCGGCGGGTCGAGTGGTCGCCCATTGCGATTACGGATCTCGAAGACATCCTCGAATTCATCGCCAGACGCGAAAGCCCCGAGAGAGCGAGGGACGTCTATGCGGGGATGGCCCGCCGCATCGCCTCTCTTACGACGCATCCCCGGCGCGGTCGCGTCGTGCCGGAGCTGAAGCGCATCGGGGTCACGGCCTATCGCGAGCTGGTCGTCGCTCCATACCGAATCTTCTTCAGGATCGACGGTCCAGTGATTGGAATCGTCGGCGTTCTGGACGGTCGAAGGGACATCGCCGAGGTGCTCGCGATGCGAGGATGGAAGGAATGA
- a CDS encoding addiction module protein, giving the protein MASLPLPEPPGFSNLTKADQIRYLQELWDRIADQPGELPVPESHLDLAEQRLEAYRKEPHLARPAHDLLERLTKTSS; this is encoded by the coding sequence ATGGCCAGTCTCCCCCTCCCGGAGCCTCCGGGCTTCAGCAACCTCACCAAAGCCGACCAGATACGCTACCTCCAGGAGCTTTGGGACCGCATCGCCGATCAGCCGGGTGAGCTTCCCGTGCCGGAGAGCCATCTGGATCTCGCCGAGCAGCGCTTGGAGGCGTATCGGAAGGAACCGCACCTTGCTCGGCCAGCGCACGATCTCCTCGAGCGCCTGACGAAGACGTCATCGTGA
- a CDS encoding DUF2283 domain-containing protein — protein MKITYDHAVDALYIRFKDTPVTTQHLADGIAADYDADGHLAGIEILDAAKRLGDPGVFKDVILEEVSVER, from the coding sequence GTGAAGATCACCTACGACCACGCCGTCGACGCGCTCTACATCCGCTTCAAGGACACCCCCGTCACGACGCAGCATCTCGCCGATGGCATCGCCGCCGACTACGACGCGGATGGGCATCTTGCGGGGATCGAGATCCTGGATGCCGCCAAACGCCTCGGCGACCCCGGGGTCTTCAAGGACGTGATCCTCGAGGAGGTATCTGTCGAGCGGTAG
- a CDS encoding PD40 domain-containing protein, giving the protein MPSPLDDPSRHPDRHPFPRITCAVALLVIALLTHPSAAHATCDVIPGTQQSFASTLATTNRPFAEPGDWVHLSRDPVCHAASPGFVPPAANQVVTLVFTPPGGARHVVVLATDCAALESRRVSCEARSDVATATCVTANAGGQPTDLVVPDPDHLRFRFPDTDGLFAACTGGATPGAPCLRSSECGGGACTAGQNDDRTLTGPFTLAVTGAPADLPCELASAACGDVPGLLACVDRFFRPTGDACAPIPHDVFPSFTALPPRNDFQALCTTPSPPCTGTVDELRFTTDADGNLLLPVDMRGVLVNRDQVPVARLLRGATLAEAFATSGQPVQLPGDAYLGSFTATGARLPPVFEPQADPSAGDAVTLFGTADAPGSVLRIARRSPTILTCASGDAEGLPCATAGDCPNGTCGAFTCEGGGNATGPCMTGADCPGGVCREGLFEFRDRLLAAVGPVVLRLGACLGGATPLASCASDAECPLGQCGSFALAALDPVPLDGLAQTTVANAFVLNEAIENQDLNGDGDAVDDVLRLGDRQTGALYPTGAGGSLGRAVARIRQPPFSFPAVAAEGEVVAALEPEPSQANIDQNGDGDVADLLLRIFRVSGAAVEVPIAGLRALDAAPVIDGRSFTVSNGLAFTRAPEFANAAMTTILVSRNLGGVPANSQSRIPAVSADGRFVAFDGTASDVVPGDTNNARDVFVMDLQTGAIERASVATGGGQSNGDSERPAISSDGRFVAFYSNATNLVAGSNGMLQAFVRDRATGTTELVSQNSGGAAGDLPCESSPAISGDGRFVVFASDARNLVPEDVGLDNDVQDIFVRDRGSGTTERVSRGIGGAQPDNNSQQPDLSDDGRFVTFLSIASNLVAGSSGYKIYLFDRDTGSTDVVSVDPNGGGANHVSGQPHISADGNVVAFLSMASNLTPGDTNQVFDVFVRDRRVSKTDRVSIGTAGEQANGMSIDIALSRDGRFVSFLSTATNLVPNDTNGVQDAFVHDRQTRLTHRVALTPTHAESNGESHATTVSNGGRVAGFGNEATNLVAGDTNASQDVFVRTAAPLDLAHDVTGDGVLDDTVLQVLDGTTGIVVGPRCPATQVTTHEGSAAFLRPEAAGPAAGCPADTPSLNGDADQLDDVVHLWSGGTVQNLGRAATAVALSSAHVAALVSEAGSGVALNGDGDASDAVVHVWARSGGPWVNVGQAADELAVAGPLVPFLTSEASQGAGSLNGDADTGDRVLQIYDAAAAAMVVAATTSPRAVAAEDIVVGGAPGAELVAFRTSEAAEGDTILNADGDADDDVLRVYDAATGSIIDTGSAVTPCRLEACDPRVPYRVGRDTVRFLTLEADQGADLNDDGDTRDLVLQVLNVRQAAGAGGGAMRTGGRTMRVAAAGAESVLHPIASVSAGICTTTGESCASDADCAGGTCFVPPGGCTRSLGIPCDPNAPGSCGAGNFCEPGPNVCKRVEGPCTSDASCTAPAVCVSAGKDFQRLAAPLADPTGDGVALTSGGRCLDPSPTSCTDDADCGAGELCRDELCRRDHGACRSDGDCPNGAACHQELVVTAAADADDDELPDHVDNCPDVPNIDQEDDDLDGLGDACEPATGPTPTPVRTPNGACAATPLAGCRQPIAIGKAFLTLRNAAEDRKDGVQWKWTKGAATAVADFGVPTAPGGTSHTFCIYRADHPILEIPLPAHSDCTGAPCWRVSSSGFRHRDLSFGSDGRLQLDLRGGPDGGAKIALKASGSALAMPDLAPLSPALTVQLQATNGRCWGATYGAPFTKHDTKQLKARSD; this is encoded by the coding sequence GTGCCGAGCCCCCTGGACGATCCTTCGCGGCACCCCGACCGGCATCCGTTTCCGAGGATCACGTGTGCCGTAGCGCTCCTCGTCATTGCGCTCCTGACGCACCCGTCCGCCGCCCACGCGACCTGCGACGTCATTCCCGGAACCCAGCAATCCTTCGCGAGCACCCTCGCCACCACCAACCGTCCGTTCGCGGAGCCGGGCGACTGGGTGCACTTGAGCCGCGACCCCGTGTGCCATGCAGCGTCGCCCGGGTTCGTGCCGCCGGCGGCGAACCAGGTCGTCACGCTCGTCTTCACGCCGCCCGGAGGCGCGCGCCACGTGGTCGTGCTGGCGACCGACTGTGCCGCACTCGAGAGTCGGCGCGTGAGCTGCGAGGCGCGGAGCGACGTCGCGACCGCGACCTGCGTCACGGCCAACGCAGGCGGCCAGCCGACCGACCTCGTCGTGCCCGACCCCGACCATCTGCGCTTCCGCTTCCCGGACACCGACGGGCTCTTCGCGGCCTGCACCGGCGGCGCGACGCCCGGCGCGCCGTGCCTACGCAGCAGCGAGTGCGGCGGCGGCGCCTGCACCGCCGGGCAGAACGATGACCGGACGCTCACGGGTCCCTTCACGCTCGCCGTGACGGGCGCGCCAGCCGATCTGCCTTGCGAGCTCGCGAGCGCAGCGTGCGGGGACGTCCCCGGCCTCCTCGCGTGCGTCGACCGCTTCTTCCGTCCGACCGGCGACGCGTGCGCGCCGATCCCGCACGACGTCTTCCCGAGCTTCACCGCGCTGCCGCCGCGGAACGACTTCCAGGCGCTCTGCACGACGCCGAGCCCGCCGTGCACGGGAACCGTCGACGAGCTCCGTTTCACGACCGACGCCGACGGCAATCTGCTGCTGCCGGTCGACATGCGCGGGGTGCTGGTGAACCGCGACCAGGTACCCGTCGCGCGCCTGCTGCGCGGCGCGACGCTCGCCGAAGCGTTCGCCACGAGCGGCCAACCGGTGCAATTGCCGGGCGACGCCTATCTGGGATCGTTCACGGCAACGGGCGCCCGCCTGCCGCCGGTCTTCGAGCCGCAGGCGGATCCGAGTGCCGGCGATGCGGTGACGCTCTTCGGCACCGCCGACGCTCCAGGCAGCGTGCTCCGCATCGCGCGCCGCAGCCCGACGATCCTCACCTGCGCCAGCGGCGACGCGGAAGGGCTGCCGTGCGCAACGGCCGGCGATTGCCCGAACGGCACGTGCGGGGCGTTCACCTGCGAGGGCGGCGGTAATGCGACGGGCCCATGCATGACCGGTGCGGATTGCCCGGGAGGCGTCTGCCGCGAGGGTCTCTTCGAGTTCCGCGATCGCCTCCTCGCCGCCGTCGGCCCGGTCGTGTTGCGGCTCGGCGCCTGCCTCGGCGGTGCGACGCCGCTCGCGTCGTGCGCGAGCGACGCCGAGTGCCCGCTCGGCCAGTGCGGCAGCTTCGCGCTCGCCGCGCTCGACCCGGTGCCGCTCGACGGCCTCGCCCAGACCACGGTTGCCAACGCCTTCGTCCTCAACGAGGCGATCGAGAACCAGGACCTGAACGGCGACGGCGACGCGGTCGACGACGTGCTGCGCCTCGGGGATCGGCAAACCGGCGCCCTATACCCGACTGGCGCCGGCGGCAGCCTCGGGCGAGCGGTGGCACGCATCCGCCAGCCGCCGTTCAGCTTCCCGGCGGTCGCCGCGGAAGGCGAGGTCGTCGCCGCGCTCGAGCCGGAGCCCTCTCAAGCGAACATCGACCAGAATGGCGATGGAGACGTCGCCGATCTTCTATTGCGAATATTTCGTGTGAGCGGCGCCGCCGTCGAGGTGCCGATTGCCGGGCTACGCGCGCTCGACGCCGCTCCGGTGATCGACGGGCGAAGCTTCACCGTCTCGAACGGACTGGCGTTTACACGGGCGCCCGAGTTCGCGAATGCCGCCATGACAACCATCCTCGTCAGCCGCAACCTGGGCGGCGTACCCGCGAATTCACAGAGCCGAATCCCTGCCGTATCGGCCGACGGGCGCTTCGTCGCCTTCGACGGCACCGCGAGCGATGTCGTTCCCGGCGACACGAACAACGCGCGCGACGTCTTCGTCATGGATCTGCAAACCGGGGCCATCGAACGTGCGAGCGTCGCCACGGGCGGGGGGCAGTCGAATGGAGACAGCGAACGTCCTGCCATTTCTTCCGATGGCCGGTTCGTTGCCTTCTACAGCAACGCGACGAATCTCGTCGCGGGATCGAACGGCATGCTGCAAGCCTTCGTGCGCGACCGCGCGACCGGCACGACCGAGCTCGTAAGCCAGAACTCCGGCGGCGCCGCGGGAGATCTGCCGTGCGAAAGTAGCCCCGCGATCTCCGGCGACGGCCGGTTCGTCGTATTCGCGAGCGATGCCCGCAATCTGGTTCCCGAGGATGTCGGGCTGGACAACGACGTCCAGGACATCTTCGTGCGCGACCGTGGTAGCGGAACGACGGAGCGCGTCAGCCGCGGCATTGGCGGCGCGCAGCCCGACAACAACAGCCAGCAGCCCGACCTTTCCGACGACGGGCGGTTCGTCACGTTCCTGAGCATCGCGTCGAACCTCGTCGCCGGCTCGTCCGGTTACAAGATCTACCTGTTCGACCGCGACACTGGATCGACCGATGTCGTTTCGGTCGATCCGAATGGCGGTGGGGCCAACCATGTGAGCGGGCAACCGCATATTTCGGCAGACGGGAACGTCGTCGCCTTCCTCAGCATGGCGAGCAATCTCACGCCGGGCGATACCAACCAGGTGTTCGACGTGTTCGTCCGCGACCGGCGGGTCAGCAAGACCGATCGGGTCAGCATCGGAACGGCGGGAGAGCAGGCGAATGGAATGAGCATTGACATCGCTCTCTCGCGCGATGGCCGATTCGTGTCCTTCCTGAGCACCGCCACGAACCTCGTTCCGAACGACACCAACGGCGTGCAGGATGCCTTCGTCCACGATCGCCAGACGCGCCTCACCCACCGGGTCGCCCTCACACCCACGCATGCCGAGTCCAATGGCGAATCGCACGCGACGACCGTGTCGAACGGCGGCCGCGTCGCCGGCTTCGGGAACGAGGCGACGAACCTGGTGGCAGGCGATACGAACGCATCCCAGGACGTGTTCGTTCGGACCGCAGCCCCCCTCGATCTCGCTCACGACGTCACCGGCGACGGGGTTCTCGACGACACGGTGCTGCAAGTGCTCGACGGCACCACCGGAATCGTCGTCGGTCCGCGGTGCCCGGCTACCCAGGTCACGACCCACGAGGGATCCGCCGCCTTCTTGCGCCCGGAGGCGGCGGGGCCCGCCGCGGGATGCCCCGCGGACACGCCGAGCCTGAACGGCGACGCGGATCAGCTGGACGACGTCGTCCATCTCTGGAGCGGCGGCACCGTCCAGAACCTGGGACGAGCGGCGACCGCCGTGGCCCTTTCGTCGGCGCACGTCGCCGCGCTCGTCAGCGAAGCCGGCTCGGGCGTGGCGCTGAACGGCGACGGCGATGCGAGCGACGCCGTCGTGCACGTGTGGGCGCGGTCGGGCGGCCCGTGGGTGAACGTCGGGCAAGCGGCCGACGAGCTCGCCGTGGCGGGTCCGCTCGTCCCGTTCCTGACGAGCGAGGCCTCGCAAGGAGCGGGATCGCTGAACGGCGACGCCGACACCGGCGACAGGGTACTGCAGATCTACGATGCCGCCGCCGCCGCGATGGTGGTGGCCGCAACCACGTCGCCACGCGCGGTCGCTGCGGAAGACATCGTCGTCGGTGGCGCCCCCGGCGCCGAGCTCGTCGCCTTTCGTACCAGCGAGGCCGCCGAGGGCGACACGATCCTCAATGCCGATGGCGATGCCGACGACGACGTCCTGCGGGTCTACGACGCCGCGACCGGTAGCATCATCGACACCGGCTCGGCGGTCACACCGTGTCGCCTGGAGGCTTGCGACCCGCGTGTCCCGTATCGCGTCGGCCGTGACACGGTGCGCTTCTTGACGCTCGAGGCCGACCAGGGAGCCGACCTGAACGACGACGGCGACACCCGCGACCTCGTGCTCCAGGTCCTCAACGTCCGCCAGGCGGCGGGCGCGGGCGGCGGTGCCATGCGCACGGGCGGGCGTACGATGCGCGTCGCGGCGGCCGGCGCGGAATCCGTGCTGCATCCCATTGCATCGGTCAGCGCCGGCATCTGCACCACCACCGGGGAATCGTGTGCCAGCGACGCCGACTGCGCCGGCGGCACCTGCTTCGTGCCACCCGGCGGCTGCACGCGAAGCCTGGGTATCCCGTGCGATCCGAATGCTCCCGGTTCCTGTGGAGCCGGCAACTTCTGCGAGCCGGGACCGAACGTCTGCAAGCGCGTCGAGGGGCCGTGTACGAGCGACGCGAGCTGCACGGCCCCTGCCGTCTGCGTGAGCGCAGGCAAGGATTTCCAGCGACTCGCCGCGCCGCTCGCCGACCCGACCGGTGACGGCGTCGCGCTCACGAGCGGCGGACGTTGCCTCGACCCGAGCCCGACGAGCTGCACGGACGACGCAGACTGCGGGGCCGGAGAGCTCTGTCGCGACGAGCTCTGCCGGCGTGATCACGGCGCGTGCCGCAGCGACGGCGATTGCCCGAACGGTGCGGCGTGTCACCAGGAGCTCGTCGTCACGGCCGCGGCCGACGCGGACGACGACGAGCTTCCGGACCACGTCGACAACTGCCCGGACGTCCCGAACATCGACCAGGAGGACGACGACCTCGACGGCCTCGGCGATGCCTGCGAGCCCGCGACGGGCCCGACGCCGACACCGGTTCGGACGCCGAATGGTGCCTGCGCCGCCACCCCGTTGGCTGGGTGCCGGCAACCCATCGCCATCGGCAAAGCGTTCCTGACGCTCAGGAACGCAGCGGAGGACCGCAAGGACGGCGTGCAATGGAAGTGGACCAAGGGAGCCGCAACGGCGGTCGCGGACTTCGGTGTACCGACCGCACCAGGGGGCACGTCCCATACCTTCTGCATCTACCGCGCCGATCACCCCATCCTCGAAATCCCCTTGCCCGCACATAGCGATTGCACGGGGGCACCGTGCTGGCGGGTGTCGTCGAGCGGCTTCCGCCATCGTGACCTGTCGTTCGGATCGGACGGGCGCCTGCAACTCGATCTCAGGGGCGGACCGGACGGCGGCGCGAAGATCGCACTCAAGGCCTCGGGCAGCGCGTTGGCCATGCCGGACCTGGCGCCGTTGAGCCCGGCGCTCACCGTGCAGTTGCAGGCGACCAATGGCCGGTGTTGGGGAGCCACGTACGGTGCGCCGTTCACGAAGCACGATACGAAGCAGCTCAAAGCTCGGTCGGATTGA
- a CDS encoding type II toxin-antitoxin system Phd/YefM family antitoxin, with product MDDTSIEPITVFKTRSAQLVRRARQERKPILITQNGKATAVLQDIDSFREQRQALLLLRFMVQGDQELKRGKGVSAARVTARLRRKLAELARE from the coding sequence ATGGACGACACCTCGATCGAGCCGATCACGGTTTTCAAGACCCGGAGCGCGCAACTGGTTCGACGCGCGCGTCAGGAGCGGAAGCCGATTCTCATCACGCAGAACGGCAAAGCCACGGCGGTCTTGCAAGACATCGACAGCTTCCGGGAGCAACGCCAGGCGCTCTTGCTGCTGCGGTTCATGGTGCAGGGCGACCAGGAGCTGAAGAGAGGGAAGGGCGTTTCGGCGGCGCGCGTGACGGCTCGCTTGCGTCGCAAGCTCGCCGAACTGGCGCGTGAGTGA